The Pyrobaculum sp. 3827-6 genome has a segment encoding these proteins:
- a CDS encoding pantoate kinase encodes MGRRLFIPHHVTGFWVPVYTDNPITTGSLGVGVLVGGAVASYVPGGVWYNDTPLEGGLGVRISSQFPLGYGYAASAVVSIAKAVGELGLSREAFAKAHVEEVSRRTGLGDVLAIYTGGCLVVRVRPGAPGVGEAYSLPCPAVYVVTLDLARVDTGVVLQTRHEALVKAGGEAYRAFMKNPSFQTFLHLAAEFSRRVGFLDERLEALERHRGVLGLFVKKGVAAVFVEREWALDVARIAERLGRVHLEPLRELRVAWI; translated from the coding sequence GTGGGTAGGAGGCTCTTCATCCCCCACCACGTGACGGGGTTCTGGGTCCCGGTGTACACGGATAACCCAATTACCACGGGGTCCCTCGGCGTGGGGGTTCTAGTCGGCGGGGCGGTCGCCAGCTACGTGCCTGGGGGCGTCTGGTACAACGACACTCCGCTTGAGGGGGGCCTGGGCGTGAGAATATCGTCGCAGTTCCCCCTGGGGTACGGCTACGCCGCCTCGGCGGTGGTCTCCATAGCCAAGGCAGTTGGGGAGCTGGGCCTCTCCCGCGAGGCCTTCGCAAAGGCGCACGTAGAGGAAGTGTCCAGGAGGACTGGTCTGGGGGATGTTCTGGCAATATACACCGGCGGGTGTCTGGTGGTGAGGGTGAGGCCCGGCGCGCCGGGGGTCGGGGAGGCCTACTCCCTGCCCTGTCCAGCTGTGTACGTGGTGACTCTGGATCTCGCGAGGGTGGACACCGGGGTGGTGCTCCAGACCCGGCACGAGGCGCTGGTGAAGGCCGGCGGCGAGGCTTATAGAGCGTTTATGAAGAACCCCTCCTTCCAGACGTTTCTGCACCTCGCCGCCGAGTTCTCTAGGAGGGTTGGATTTCTGGACGAGCGGTTGGAGGCTTTGGAGAGGCATAGGGGGGTCTTGGGGCTTTTTGTTAAAAAGGGGGTGGCCGCGGTCTTCGTCGAGAGGGAGTGGGCGCTGGACGTGGCCCGGATCGCCGAGAGGCTTGGCCGGGTTCACCTAGAGCCTCTGAGGGAGCTACGCGTTGCGTGGATCTAG
- a CDS encoding 4-phosphopantoate--beta-alanine ligase yields MIPPTHPRYRSLLERERVVEGFREGYVAAQGLIAHGRGECFDYLIGEETQPFALEAIKAAAAALLLAKHPVISVNGNVAALTPREVVELAEAVPAFIEVNLFYRTREREEKIAEVLKRHGARRVLGVGEDASCTIPELFSERRRVSCEGIYKADVVLVPLEDGDRTEALRRMGKTVIAIDLNPMSRTARAASITIVDNLTRAMPKLVEAVKAMKSYRRQELEDLVRSYDNGKTLAAALRHISKRLDELAGGLDPRNA; encoded by the coding sequence GTGATCCCGCCCACGCACCCCCGCTACAGGAGCTTGCTGGAGAGGGAAAGGGTAGTAGAGGGTTTTAGAGAGGGTTATGTAGCCGCACAGGGTTTGATAGCCCATGGCAGGGGAGAGTGCTTCGACTACCTAATAGGAGAGGAGACGCAGCCCTTCGCCTTGGAGGCCATCAAGGCGGCCGCCGCGGCTTTATTGCTTGCGAAGCACCCGGTGATCAGCGTCAACGGCAACGTCGCGGCGCTGACCCCAAGGGAGGTCGTAGAGCTGGCAGAGGCGGTCCCCGCCTTCATCGAGGTCAACCTCTTCTACCGCACCAGGGAGAGGGAGGAGAAGATAGCCGAGGTTCTGAAGAGGCACGGCGCCAGGCGCGTGCTGGGAGTGGGAGAAGACGCCTCTTGTACAATACCGGAGCTGTTCAGCGAGAGGAGGAGGGTAAGTTGCGAGGGGATTTACAAAGCCGACGTGGTTCTGGTGCCGCTGGAAGACGGCGACAGAACCGAGGCCCTCCGCAGAATGGGCAAGACTGTCATAGCCATAGATCTAAACCCAATGAGCCGCACCGCCCGCGCCGCCAGCATAACCATAGTCGACAACTTGACAAGAGCCATGCCGAAGCTGGTAGAGGCAGTAAAGGCCATGAAGAGCTACAGACGCCAGGAGTTGGAAGACCTGGTGCGGAGCTACGACAACGGGAAGACCCTCGCCGCTGCGCTTCGCCACATTTCAAAAAGACTCGACGAGCTGGCCGGCGGCCTAGATCCACGCAACGCGTAG
- a CDS encoding acyl-CoA thioesterase, whose amino-acid sequence MHVSETLVETTRLVSQRHVNPLSTLYGGYMLQWVADTGTIAAMNFAEGDVVLGFLDKMHFLSPVRLGDLVVFRGWVVGVRRTSMSVLVEAYVKRGDSLSLATVGRMIFVHIDQSGRPHPVGRVVECDPGWEGLCRYFNEWRTSADAVFAKEEPSAGAGWHSTSRFLAMPEDSLDGVLMYGGRLLFRLDEATFVEAFNHYPTVYVTASVNSIVFRRPIYVGDIVEVKTGVTHVGYTSIEVGFVVEAYGFRGRRRVADGYFTFVNMEGGRPSEIKAPPRGDESSRLRKEENVKEARRLRSLKPLPGKAPWLLQLFA is encoded by the coding sequence ATGCACGTCTCTGAAACACTGGTCGAGACTACGAGGCTGGTGTCTCAGAGACATGTCAACCCCCTGTCGACGCTGTACGGCGGCTACATGTTGCAGTGGGTTGCAGATACCGGCACCATCGCCGCGATGAACTTCGCGGAGGGGGACGTGGTGCTGGGGTTTCTCGACAAGATGCACTTCCTCTCTCCGGTGAGGCTGGGCGACTTGGTTGTTTTCAGGGGGTGGGTGGTGGGGGTCAGGAGGACTAGCATGAGCGTGCTCGTAGAGGCGTATGTCAAGAGGGGGGATTCCCTCAGCCTAGCCACGGTGGGCAGGATGATATTTGTACATATTGACCAATCGGGTAGGCCCCACCCCGTTGGGAGAGTAGTGGAGTGCGACCCCGGCTGGGAGGGGCTTTGTAGATATTTCAACGAGTGGAGGACCTCCGCCGATGCTGTGTTCGCCAAGGAGGAGCCCTCTGCGGGCGCCGGCTGGCACTCCACCAGCCGGTTCCTAGCCATGCCGGAGGACTCCCTCGACGGCGTGCTTATGTACGGGGGGAGGCTGTTGTTCAGACTCGATGAGGCGACCTTTGTCGAGGCTTTTAACCACTACCCCACTGTTTACGTAACTGCCAGCGTTAATAGTATTGTGTTTAGGCGGCCTATATACGTGGGAGACATAGTGGAGGTTAAGACGGGGGTGACCCACGTGGGCTATACAAGCATAGAGGTGGGTTTTGTGGTAGAGGCGTATGGATTTAGAGGAAGAAGGAGAGTTGCCGACGGTTACTTCACTTTTGTAAATATGGAGGGGGGCAGGCCCAGCGAGATTAAGGCGCCGCCGAGAGGCGACGAATCCTCCCGGCTTAGGAAAGAGGAGAATGTAAAAGAGGCGAGGAGGCTCAGGTCGCTGAAGCCCCTTCCGGGGAAGGCGCCTTGGCTCCTACAGCTATTCGCCTAG
- a CDS encoding Rab family GTPase, which produces MFPRKRVVKTVVFLGVGGVGKTTYIYRVLGMAKTPRVTRRPGVYQMPYGDWELYLVDTPGQYAIEVAQRYYEAVKTFGTRIDLIVYMYSLVEPQTLEALFEIDQWASRYPQHNVILIGNKRDLAEELGYVTEGDDAAKMLGAKALYYTSALRDDPPDLLHKIVENL; this is translated from the coding sequence ATGTTTCCTAGGAAGAGAGTGGTGAAAACCGTTGTGTTTCTCGGCGTTGGCGGCGTGGGGAAGACGACGTATATATACAGAGTGTTGGGTATGGCTAAGACTCCTAGAGTCACGAGGAGACCCGGGGTCTACCAGATGCCCTACGGCGATTGGGAGCTTTATCTTGTCGACACGCCGGGTCAGTACGCGATTGAGGTGGCGCAGAGGTACTACGAGGCGGTAAAGACCTTTGGCACACGTATTGACCTAATAGTCTACATGTACAGCCTAGTGGAGCCCCAGACCCTGGAGGCTTTGTTTGAAATAGATCAGTGGGCCTCGCGGTATCCACAGCACAACGTAATACTGATAGGCAACAAGCGGGACTTAGCCGAGGAGCTGGGGTACGTCACGGAAGGCGACGACGCGGCTAAGATGCTGGGCGCCAAGGCGTTGTACTACACCTCCGCGTTGAGGGACGACCCGCCCGATCTGCTACACAAAATAGTGGAGAACCTCTAG